From Alkalispirochaeta americana, one genomic window encodes:
- a CDS encoding M24 family metallopeptidase produces MKETLRETEEKLTRLRHLMETRGLSAVLLKKTSSLAWITGGARTWVNTASSEGPVMALVTPHTHLLITNNIEAPRLKKEENLAAAGWSLESTPWHRSPRTLADVLRDYGVAPDLRKEPSLGCDTVVNIPDLPATDLGGSISRLRARLLPAEQDRAKSLGADCAAAMMETCLSLEPGQSEEEIAALLWQKTQRRGIQAVVSLVAVDERIEQYRHPLPTEKILQRHAMVVLCGRRQGLVVSLTRVVHFGPPPEDIRHRQNAVALVDQAMIAASRPGITTGEIFRIARDSYGRAGFPQAWVDHHQGGVAGYEPREYLALPDGSDQLSPGHICAWNPSLPGAKSEDTLLVGETEPAILTKIPGWPLLEQRQLPYEESAPPGVIPRPDILIR; encoded by the coding sequence ATGAAAGAAACATTAAGAGAGACTGAGGAAAAACTGACTCGCCTTCGCCATCTTATGGAGACCCGAGGCCTCTCGGCTGTCCTGCTGAAGAAAACCTCCTCCCTGGCCTGGATCACCGGCGGAGCCCGCACCTGGGTGAACACCGCCAGCAGCGAAGGCCCTGTGATGGCCTTGGTGACACCCCACACCCACCTGCTGATAACCAACAACATCGAGGCCCCCCGCCTGAAAAAGGAAGAAAATCTCGCCGCTGCGGGATGGAGTCTGGAGAGCACCCCCTGGCACAGATCGCCCCGCACCCTGGCCGATGTTTTGAGAGACTACGGTGTTGCTCCTGACCTCAGGAAAGAACCCTCTTTGGGGTGCGACACCGTCGTGAATATCCCCGACCTTCCAGCAACAGACCTGGGCGGGAGCATTTCCCGGCTCAGGGCGCGGCTTCTTCCAGCAGAGCAGGACCGTGCCAAAAGCCTTGGTGCCGACTGTGCTGCTGCGATGATGGAAACGTGCCTCTCTCTGGAGCCCGGACAAAGTGAAGAGGAGATCGCAGCCCTGCTCTGGCAGAAAACCCAGCGCCGGGGAATCCAGGCCGTGGTGTCCCTAGTGGCGGTGGACGAAAGAATAGAGCAGTACCGACACCCCCTTCCTACCGAAAAGATCCTCCAGCGCCACGCCATGGTTGTTCTCTGCGGCCGCCGTCAGGGACTGGTTGTCTCGCTTACCCGGGTGGTCCATTTCGGCCCCCCGCCCGAAGATATCCGTCACCGCCAGAACGCCGTGGCCCTGGTCGACCAGGCCATGATCGCAGCTTCACGCCCCGGGATCACCACGGGAGAGATCTTCCGGATAGCCCGTGATTCCTACGGCCGGGCAGGATTTCCCCAGGCCTGGGTCGACCACCACCAGGGAGGTGTGGCGGGCTACGAGCCCAGGGAATATCTGGCGCTGCCGGACGGATCGGATCAACTCTCACCGGGACATATTTGCGCCTGGAACCCCTCACTACCCGGCGCAAAATCGGAAGACACCCTTCTGGTGGGTGAAACGGAGCCGGCGATCCTCACAAAGATTCCGGGGTGGCCCCTGCTTGAACAGCGCCAGCTTCCTTATGAAGAATCCGCCCCTCCGGGAGTGATCCCGAGGCCGGATATTCTGATTCGCTAA